Proteins encoded in a region of the Brachyhypopomus gauderio isolate BG-103 unplaced genomic scaffold, BGAUD_0.2 sc74, whole genome shotgun sequence genome:
- the nr6a1a gene encoding nuclear receptor subfamily 6 group A member 1-A isoform X2 has protein sequence MVDKTPGTHLSDKNYRTSANDDQAEQRSCLICGDRATGLHYGIISCEGCKGFFKRSICNKRVYRCSRDKNCEMSRKQRNRCQYCRLLKCLQMGMNRKAIREDGMPGGRNKSIGPVQISDEEIERIMSGQEFKDEANMPEHTWGNNGDSDHSSPGNGVSDGNQPSPASTLSSNRSVELNGYTAALREQYIGSAVAQHYQFLPHLFGYATQPRSLYPQSHTLISQLVAAEELAPLSTPMLIEDGYRVSQVELFALLCRLADELLFRQISWIKKLPFFCELSIEDYTRLLSSTWQELILLACLTVYSAQILGDLANVTDKYTPTDDELQGFSEDGMEVMEKLIYLFRKFHQLKVSNEEYACMKAINFLNQDIRGLSNVAQLEQLNKRYWYVCQDYTEYKYPHQPKRFPEIMMCLPEIRCIAGKLVNVPLEQLPLLFKAVLHSCKSSLNNHRTSSSPCVTKGTTPAN, from the exons atgaCCAGGCTGAGCAGCGTTCGTGTCTCATCTGTGGGGACCGCGCCACAGGACTGCACTACGGCATCATCTCCTGCGAGGGCTGCAAGGGCTTCTTCAAGCGGAGCATCTGCAACAAGCGCGTGTACCGCTGTAGCCGCGACAAGAACTGCGAGATGTCCCGTAAGCAGCGCAACCGCTGCCAGTACTGCCGGCTCCTCAAGTGTCTGCAGATGGGCATGAACCGCAAAG CAATCAGAGAGGATGGAATGCCAGGAGGGAGAAACAAGAGTATCGGGCCTGTTCAG ATCTCCGATGAGGAGATAGAGAGGATCATGTCTGGCCAGGAGTTTAAGGACGAGGCCAACATGCCTGAGCACACCTGGGGAAACAATGGCGATAGCGATCACAGTTCCCCTGGCAACGGCGTCTCTGACGGCAACCAGCCTTCGCCCGCCTCGACGTTGTCATCCAA CCGCTCGGTGGAGCTGAACGGCTACACGGCTGCCCTGAGGGAACAGTACATCGGGAGTGCGGTGGCCCAACACTACCAGTTCCTGCCCCACCTGTTTGGCTACGCCACCCAGCCCCGCAGCCTGTACCCTCAGAGTCATACCCTCATCAGCCAGTTGGTGGCAGCAGAGGAGCTGGCGCCTCTCAGCACCCCCATGCTCATCGAGGACGG gtACCGAGTGAGTCAGGTGGAACTGTTCGCTCTGCTGTGCCGGCTGGCCGACGAGCTGCTCTTCCGTCAGATCTCCTGGATTAAGAAGCTGCCGTTCTTCTGTGAGCTCTCCATCGAGGACTACACACGCCTGCTGagctccacctggcaggagctcATCCTCTTGGCCTGCCTGACCGTCTACAGCGCCCAGATCCTGGGCGACCTGGCCAACGTCACCGACAAGTACACGCCGACCGACGACGAGCTGCAGGG GTTCAGTGAGGATGGCATGGAAGTGATGGAGAAGCTGATCTACTTGTTCCGCAAGTTCCACCAGCTGAAAGTCAGTAATGAGGAATACGCCTGCATGAAAGCCATCAACTTCCTCAACCAAG ACATCCGTGGACTGTCTAACGTGGCCCAGCTGGAGCAGCTGAATAAGAGGTACTGGTATGTGTGCCAGGACTACACCGAGTACAAGTACCCGCACCAGCCCAAACGCTTCCCAGAGATCATGATGTGTCTCCCAGAAATACGCTGCATTGCAG GGAAGTTGGTTAATGTACCTCTGGAACAGCTCCCCCTGCTGTTCAAGGCAGTCCTGCACTCCTGCAAGTCCAGCCTGAACAACCACAGGACAAGCTCCTCCCCCTGTGTGACCAAGGGGACCACCCCTGCCAACTAA
- the nr6a1a gene encoding nuclear receptor subfamily 6 group A member 1-A isoform X3 produces MDSWEDDQAEQRSCLICGDRATGLHYGIISCEGCKGFFKRSICNKRVYRCSRDKNCEMSRKQRNRCQYCRLLKCLQMGMNRKAIREDGMPGGRNKSIGPVQISDEEIERIMSGQEFKDEANMPEHTWGNNGDSDHSSPGNGVSDGNQPSPASTLSSNRSVELNGYTAALREQYIGSAVAQHYQFLPHLFGYATQPRSLYPQSHTLISQLVAAEELAPLSTPMLIEDGYRVSQVELFALLCRLADELLFRQISWIKKLPFFCELSIEDYTRLLSSTWQELILLACLTVYSAQILGDLANVTDKYTPTDDELQGFSEDGMEVMEKLIYLFRKFHQLKVSNEEYACMKAINFLNQDIRGLSNVAQLEQLNKRYWYVCQDYTEYKYPHQPKRFPEIMMCLPEIRCIAGKLVNVPLEQLPLLFKAVLHSCKSSLNNHRTSSSPCVTKGTTPAN; encoded by the exons atgaCCAGGCTGAGCAGCGTTCGTGTCTCATCTGTGGGGACCGCGCCACAGGACTGCACTACGGCATCATCTCCTGCGAGGGCTGCAAGGGCTTCTTCAAGCGGAGCATCTGCAACAAGCGCGTGTACCGCTGTAGCCGCGACAAGAACTGCGAGATGTCCCGTAAGCAGCGCAACCGCTGCCAGTACTGCCGGCTCCTCAAGTGTCTGCAGATGGGCATGAACCGCAAAG CAATCAGAGAGGATGGAATGCCAGGAGGGAGAAACAAGAGTATCGGGCCTGTTCAG ATCTCCGATGAGGAGATAGAGAGGATCATGTCTGGCCAGGAGTTTAAGGACGAGGCCAACATGCCTGAGCACACCTGGGGAAACAATGGCGATAGCGATCACAGTTCCCCTGGCAACGGCGTCTCTGACGGCAACCAGCCTTCGCCCGCCTCGACGTTGTCATCCAA CCGCTCGGTGGAGCTGAACGGCTACACGGCTGCCCTGAGGGAACAGTACATCGGGAGTGCGGTGGCCCAACACTACCAGTTCCTGCCCCACCTGTTTGGCTACGCCACCCAGCCCCGCAGCCTGTACCCTCAGAGTCATACCCTCATCAGCCAGTTGGTGGCAGCAGAGGAGCTGGCGCCTCTCAGCACCCCCATGCTCATCGAGGACGG gtACCGAGTGAGTCAGGTGGAACTGTTCGCTCTGCTGTGCCGGCTGGCCGACGAGCTGCTCTTCCGTCAGATCTCCTGGATTAAGAAGCTGCCGTTCTTCTGTGAGCTCTCCATCGAGGACTACACACGCCTGCTGagctccacctggcaggagctcATCCTCTTGGCCTGCCTGACCGTCTACAGCGCCCAGATCCTGGGCGACCTGGCCAACGTCACCGACAAGTACACGCCGACCGACGACGAGCTGCAGGG GTTCAGTGAGGATGGCATGGAAGTGATGGAGAAGCTGATCTACTTGTTCCGCAAGTTCCACCAGCTGAAAGTCAGTAATGAGGAATACGCCTGCATGAAAGCCATCAACTTCCTCAACCAAG ACATCCGTGGACTGTCTAACGTGGCCCAGCTGGAGCAGCTGAATAAGAGGTACTGGTATGTGTGCCAGGACTACACCGAGTACAAGTACCCGCACCAGCCCAAACGCTTCCCAGAGATCATGATGTGTCTCCCAGAAATACGCTGCATTGCAG GGAAGTTGGTTAATGTACCTCTGGAACAGCTCCCCCTGCTGTTCAAGGCAGTCCTGCACTCCTGCAAGTCCAGCCTGAACAACCACAGGACAAGCTCCTCCCCCTGTGTGACCAAGGGGACCACCCCTGCCAACTAA
- the nr6a1a gene encoding nuclear receptor subfamily 6 group A member 1-A isoform X1: MVDKTPGTHLSDKNYRTSANGFYGDVLETDERDGMDDQAEQRSCLICGDRATGLHYGIISCEGCKGFFKRSICNKRVYRCSRDKNCEMSRKQRNRCQYCRLLKCLQMGMNRKAIREDGMPGGRNKSIGPVQISDEEIERIMSGQEFKDEANMPEHTWGNNGDSDHSSPGNGVSDGNQPSPASTLSSNRSVELNGYTAALREQYIGSAVAQHYQFLPHLFGYATQPRSLYPQSHTLISQLVAAEELAPLSTPMLIEDGYRVSQVELFALLCRLADELLFRQISWIKKLPFFCELSIEDYTRLLSSTWQELILLACLTVYSAQILGDLANVTDKYTPTDDELQGFSEDGMEVMEKLIYLFRKFHQLKVSNEEYACMKAINFLNQDIRGLSNVAQLEQLNKRYWYVCQDYTEYKYPHQPKRFPEIMMCLPEIRCIAGKLVNVPLEQLPLLFKAVLHSCKSSLNNHRTSSSPCVTKGTTPAN, encoded by the exons atgaCCAGGCTGAGCAGCGTTCGTGTCTCATCTGTGGGGACCGCGCCACAGGACTGCACTACGGCATCATCTCCTGCGAGGGCTGCAAGGGCTTCTTCAAGCGGAGCATCTGCAACAAGCGCGTGTACCGCTGTAGCCGCGACAAGAACTGCGAGATGTCCCGTAAGCAGCGCAACCGCTGCCAGTACTGCCGGCTCCTCAAGTGTCTGCAGATGGGCATGAACCGCAAAG CAATCAGAGAGGATGGAATGCCAGGAGGGAGAAACAAGAGTATCGGGCCTGTTCAG ATCTCCGATGAGGAGATAGAGAGGATCATGTCTGGCCAGGAGTTTAAGGACGAGGCCAACATGCCTGAGCACACCTGGGGAAACAATGGCGATAGCGATCACAGTTCCCCTGGCAACGGCGTCTCTGACGGCAACCAGCCTTCGCCCGCCTCGACGTTGTCATCCAA CCGCTCGGTGGAGCTGAACGGCTACACGGCTGCCCTGAGGGAACAGTACATCGGGAGTGCGGTGGCCCAACACTACCAGTTCCTGCCCCACCTGTTTGGCTACGCCACCCAGCCCCGCAGCCTGTACCCTCAGAGTCATACCCTCATCAGCCAGTTGGTGGCAGCAGAGGAGCTGGCGCCTCTCAGCACCCCCATGCTCATCGAGGACGG gtACCGAGTGAGTCAGGTGGAACTGTTCGCTCTGCTGTGCCGGCTGGCCGACGAGCTGCTCTTCCGTCAGATCTCCTGGATTAAGAAGCTGCCGTTCTTCTGTGAGCTCTCCATCGAGGACTACACACGCCTGCTGagctccacctggcaggagctcATCCTCTTGGCCTGCCTGACCGTCTACAGCGCCCAGATCCTGGGCGACCTGGCCAACGTCACCGACAAGTACACGCCGACCGACGACGAGCTGCAGGG GTTCAGTGAGGATGGCATGGAAGTGATGGAGAAGCTGATCTACTTGTTCCGCAAGTTCCACCAGCTGAAAGTCAGTAATGAGGAATACGCCTGCATGAAAGCCATCAACTTCCTCAACCAAG ACATCCGTGGACTGTCTAACGTGGCCCAGCTGGAGCAGCTGAATAAGAGGTACTGGTATGTGTGCCAGGACTACACCGAGTACAAGTACCCGCACCAGCCCAAACGCTTCCCAGAGATCATGATGTGTCTCCCAGAAATACGCTGCATTGCAG GGAAGTTGGTTAATGTACCTCTGGAACAGCTCCCCCTGCTGTTCAAGGCAGTCCTGCACTCCTGCAAGTCCAGCCTGAACAACCACAGGACAAGCTCCTCCCCCTGTGTGACCAAGGGGACCACCCCTGCCAACTAA